A DNA window from Hordeum vulgare subsp. vulgare chromosome 1H, MorexV3_pseudomolecules_assembly, whole genome shotgun sequence contains the following coding sequences:
- the LOC123428219 gene encoding uncharacterized protein LOC123428219 isoform X2, producing MADPDTGRATRVAARSIQPPAARPLERKQQPSQPPAARPLERKQRPIQPSAVRREQRAIDPTTGGAARAGARSIQPPVTRREQRPNRSSHRQGGTSNGSVDPTTCRAGRATDGPTTEGRRKQIFLLSIAPEKNDGSTATGPSCLLQLQYVLFGWFSSE from the exons ATGGCCGATCCAGACACCGGCCGCGCAACGCGAGTAGCGGCCCGATCGATCCAGCCACCGGCGGCGCGTCCCCTCGAGCGCAAGCAGCAGCCGAGCCAGCCACCGGCAGCGCGTCCCCTCGAGCGCAAGCAGCGACCGATCCAACCATCGGCGGTGCGGCGCGAGCAGCGGGCCATTGATCCAACCACCGGTGGCGCGGCGCGAGCAGGGGCCCGATCGATCCAACCACCGGTGACGCGACGCGAGCAGCGGCCCAATCGATCCAGCCATCGGCAGGGCGGCACGAGCAACGGCTCGGTCGATCCAACCACTTGCAGGGCGGGGCGAGCAACGGACGGTCCAACCACCGAGGGGCGGCGCAAGCAGATCTTCCTGCTGTCCATCGCTCCTGAGAAGAACGACGGGTCGACAGCCACAGGACCCTCCTGCCTCCTGCAGCTGCAAT ATGTTCTTTTTGGTTGGTTCAGTTCTGAATAA
- the LOC123428219 gene encoding uncharacterized protein LOC123428219 isoform X1 has product MADPDTGRATRVAARSIQPPAARPLERKQQPSQPPAARPLERKQRPIQPSAVRREQRAIDPTTGGAARAGARSIQPPVTRREQRPNRSSHRQGGTSNGSVDPTTCRAGRATDGPTTEGRRKQIFLLSIAPEKNDGSTATGPSCLLQLQYMETWSVHFQL; this is encoded by the exons ATGGCCGATCCAGACACCGGCCGCGCAACGCGAGTAGCGGCCCGATCGATCCAGCCACCGGCGGCGCGTCCCCTCGAGCGCAAGCAGCAGCCGAGCCAGCCACCGGCAGCGCGTCCCCTCGAGCGCAAGCAGCGACCGATCCAACCATCGGCGGTGCGGCGCGAGCAGCGGGCCATTGATCCAACCACCGGTGGCGCGGCGCGAGCAGGGGCCCGATCGATCCAACCACCGGTGACGCGACGCGAGCAGCGGCCCAATCGATCCAGCCATCGGCAGGGCGGCACGAGCAACGGCTCGGTCGATCCAACCACTTGCAGGGCGGGGCGAGCAACGGACGGTCCAACCACCGAGGGGCGGCGCAAGCAGATCTTCCTGCTGTCCATCGCTCCTGAGAAGAACGACGGGTCGACAGCCACAGGACCCTCCTGCCTCCTGCAGCTGCAAT ATATGGAAACATGGAGTGTACATTTCCAGCTATAA